The Acidianus manzaensis genome has a window encoding:
- a CDS encoding ATP-binding cassette domain-containing protein: MSNKIPIVRMVNIHKWFGSLYAVRGIDLEIYPAEVIGLIGDNGTGKSTLMRILAGYYKPDIGEIYVDEQKVEFNSPHDAKKLGIEMMYQDLSLVNTIDIRRNFFLGREITGRFGFLKMNKMKEEAKKALEEIGLRIPNLNLRVDEISGGQRQGLAFARAYYFKKRLLITDEPTNNLSVKETQRVMDTISALKKTGISVIFVSHNLFHVHEVSDRIVAMASGKKIGEFLKSEISVNELATLITQKS; this comes from the coding sequence TTGAGTAACAAAATACCAATAGTTAGAATGGTAAACATTCATAAATGGTTCGGGAGCTTATATGCAGTTAGGGGTATAGATTTAGAGATCTATCCAGCTGAAGTAATAGGGTTAATAGGAGATAATGGGACTGGGAAGTCTACACTGATGAGAATTTTAGCAGGGTATTATAAACCAGATATAGGGGAAATTTATGTAGACGAACAAAAAGTCGAGTTCAATTCTCCACATGATGCAAAAAAGCTTGGGATAGAAATGATGTATCAAGATTTAAGTTTAGTTAATACAATTGATATAAGGAGGAATTTCTTCTTAGGGAGAGAAATTACCGGAAGATTCGGATTTCTTAAAATGAATAAAATGAAAGAAGAAGCTAAAAAAGCATTAGAAGAGATAGGCTTAAGAATACCTAATTTAAATCTTAGAGTTGATGAAATTTCAGGAGGACAAAGGCAAGGTTTAGCATTTGCTAGAGCTTATTATTTTAAGAAAAGGCTACTTATAACAGATGAACCAACTAATAATCTTTCAGTAAAAGAAACACAAAGAGTTATGGATACAATATCAGCATTGAAGAAAACTGGGATATCAGTAATATTTGTTTCACATAACCTGTTTCACGTTCATGAAGTCTCTGATAGAATAGTAGCTATGGCTAGCGGCAAGAAAATAGGAGAATTTCTAAAGTCAGAAATTTCAGTAAATGAATTAGCAACATTAATAACCCAAAAAAGTTGA
- a CDS encoding substrate-binding domain-containing protein, translating into MDKTRRNFIAGLAGLGAAAAVGWGLAGYSLTRPPSSAKLPSIAQIGKGVKIIFNGHWGPTNVFGNVVERGFDNGCELVNADCIMYRPQNGSSDVAEIISNLQTAINQHPDVLIATDIYTSVQPYLHQASQEGIPVILVNVDAPTQQDFEYTGAISYIGQNLVKAGDTQTQALSKYFPSNSHVVIINEGPGEVWAEQRIQGETEVLKEYGCTWDIIESSFTLSQVESQITAYLEANPDTKAVISNGYGGAVVMDAFPKLGIKPGQIPVAVFDITPQVLQAILDGYVQLTIDQQPYLQGFLPVIQGAFVVKYDFTGWNVNAGNYVLTKEIAQKVEPLVNEGIFY; encoded by the coding sequence GTGGATAAGACTAGGCGTAATTTCATAGCGGGTCTAGCTGGATTAGGAGCAGCCGCTGCAGTAGGGTGGGGATTAGCTGGATATTCATTAACGCGTCCACCATCTAGTGCAAAACTTCCATCAATCGCTCAAATAGGCAAGGGAGTTAAAATAATATTCAATGGGCATTGGGGACCAACAAACGTATTCGGCAATGTTGTAGAAAGAGGTTTTGATAATGGATGCGAACTAGTTAACGCCGATTGTATTATGTATAGACCGCAAAATGGATCTTCTGATGTAGCTGAAATAATCTCTAATCTACAAACTGCAATTAATCAACATCCAGATGTTTTAATTGCAACTGATATATACACAAGTGTTCAGCCATATCTACATCAAGCATCGCAAGAAGGAATACCTGTAATATTAGTTAATGTAGATGCACCTACTCAACAAGATTTTGAGTATACTGGTGCGATATCTTATATTGGTCAAAATTTAGTTAAAGCAGGAGACACACAGACTCAAGCGCTCAGCAAATATTTCCCATCTAATTCTCATGTAGTAATAATAAATGAGGGTCCTGGTGAAGTATGGGCTGAACAGCGTATACAAGGGGAAACAGAAGTTCTTAAAGAATATGGATGTACATGGGATATAATAGAATCTAGTTTCACTCTTTCACAAGTAGAGTCTCAAATAACCGCATATTTAGAAGCTAATCCAGATACTAAAGCTGTAATAAGTAACGGATATGGGGGAGCAGTAGTAATGGATGCCTTTCCAAAGTTAGGAATAAAACCAGGCCAAATACCGGTAGCTGTATTTGATATAACACCGCAAGTACTTCAAGCAATACTTGATGGATATGTTCAACTAACGATTGATCAGCAACCATACCTACAAGGTTTCTTACCAGTTATTCAAGGAGCATTTGTCGTAAAATATGATTTTACTGGGTGGAATGTAAATGCGGGTAATTATGTCCTAACTAAAGAAATAGCTCAAAAAGTAGAACCATTAGTAAATGAGGGTATATTCTACTAA
- a CDS encoding TenA family transcriptional regulator, with protein MLSQLREELSQINQQIINHPFIKSAEEGKIAQNKIQLIYDQQWYIVNSDVKSLAIMLSKAKEQDEIDFLLSALEGDYAGLKILRKIANKNVEPLPWAVAYTHYLAWLANYASTGEQVLALVINLPIWSQNCKKLAEIFKGKINVEFLELFANAKIDEDLAEKIISRYDSKNYLEIAKTIQAYELSFWNSIYQES; from the coding sequence ATGCTATCGCAATTAAGAGAAGAGTTAAGTCAAATCAATCAACAGATAATAAATCATCCTTTTATAAAATCTGCAGAAGAAGGAAAAATAGCGCAAAATAAAATTCAGCTCATATATGATCAACAATGGTATATTGTTAATTCTGACGTTAAATCATTAGCTATTATGCTTAGCAAAGCTAAGGAACAAGATGAAATAGATTTTCTATTAAGTGCACTAGAAGGAGATTATGCTGGACTAAAGATCTTAAGGAAAATTGCAAATAAAAATGTTGAACCATTGCCTTGGGCAGTAGCGTATACTCATTATCTAGCCTGGTTAGCAAACTATGCTAGTACTGGAGAGCAAGTATTAGCTTTAGTGATTAATTTACCTATTTGGAGTCAGAATTGCAAAAAATTAGCTGAAATATTTAAAGGAAAGATAAATGTTGAGTTTTTAGAATTGTTTGCAAATGCTAAAATTGACGAAGATTTAGCTGAGAAAATAATTTCGAGATATGATAGTAAAAACTATCTAGAAATAGCTAAAACAATACAGGCTTATGAGTTATCTTTTTGGAATAGTATTTACCAAGAAAGTTAA
- a CDS encoding cyclase family protein, with amino-acid sequence MKSLSINDLNELLKALEFFDFTMPLSHNVVSWPTHPPIQINKFKTVERDLYDAHEIYMTSQDYTHFDAPSHMIKGGKTIDAYEIYRFVAPAIILNFSNKEDLEITDKDLQQFSDQIKNVNAVILFTDFNKDPKEFKYNWKYLGVSSAKYLSQFSNIKMVAIDAPSIAGWSGDVPAAPHIITVKDAIDIHLYLLEKDILIVEGLYDVKKAIGNNKYVYGVLIALPLQIVGLDGGPCRVIFTKFT; translated from the coding sequence ATGAAAAGTTTATCAATAAATGATCTTAATGAGTTACTTAAGGCATTAGAGTTTTTTGATTTCACGATGCCACTATCACATAATGTGGTGTCATGGCCTACACATCCACCTATACAAATTAATAAATTCAAGACTGTTGAAAGAGATCTTTATGATGCGCATGAAATTTATATGACCTCACAAGACTATACACACTTTGATGCTCCATCGCATATGATAAAGGGCGGAAAAACAATAGACGCATATGAAATATATAGGTTTGTGGCACCGGCGATAATACTGAACTTTTCCAATAAGGAGGATCTTGAAATTACTGATAAAGACCTTCAACAATTTTCTGACCAAATAAAAAATGTAAATGCAGTAATACTTTTTACTGATTTTAATAAAGATCCTAAGGAATTTAAATATAACTGGAAGTATTTGGGAGTTTCAAGTGCTAAGTATTTATCACAATTTTCAAATATAAAAATGGTTGCAATAGACGCTCCAAGTATAGCCGGTTGGTCTGGTGATGTGCCTGCTGCTCCTCATATAATTACTGTTAAAGACGCAATAGATATACACTTATATTTACTTGAAAAGGACATATTGATAGTCGAAGGGCTATATGATGTTAAGAAGGCTATCGGAAATAACAAGTATGTGTATGGAGTTCTTATTGCATTGCCGTTACAAATAGTTGGATTAGATGGAGGGCCTTGTAGAGTGATATTTACTAAATTCACTTAA
- a CDS encoding MBL fold metallo-hydrolase gives MIELRNMSNEITLIATEYHDVDLNLLLYRGKTGKSILLDTSTAIQIKSIIDNIGYFPDIAVISHAHLDHAGGSEYLHDHGTIVITHPVSASLLSDLDTAIYSFFPKKYFKWIGEKESISFINLIKEELGNPKITSTQLNNANPVTCFDAFGHVTGAIICRIDNVFFTGDEIQGTGIRDRNETNSIPQISSIEDYLITIYKLINMKPEIIIPAHNYLPNNTRVIEGSSTETFLYSSIEAVLKLLHLTASILEERFLVGYDTLSNLITVFFQLYLLL, from the coding sequence ATGATAGAATTAAGAAACATGAGTAACGAAATAACACTAATAGCTACTGAATATCATGACGTAGATTTAAATCTTTTACTATATAGGGGAAAAACTGGTAAATCAATATTATTAGATACTTCTACAGCGATCCAGATAAAGTCTATTATTGATAATATAGGATATTTTCCAGATATAGCAGTTATTTCTCATGCTCATCTGGATCATGCAGGAGGTTCAGAGTACTTGCACGATCACGGTACAATCGTAATAACTCATCCTGTGAGTGCATCCTTATTGTCTGATTTAGATACTGCTATATATAGCTTCTTCCCAAAAAAGTATTTTAAATGGATAGGAGAAAAAGAAAGTATTTCATTTATTAACCTTATCAAAGAGGAATTGGGAAATCCTAAAATTACAAGCACACAATTAAATAATGCTAATCCAGTTACTTGTTTTGATGCCTTTGGACACGTTACAGGGGCAATAATATGCAGAATAGATAACGTATTTTTTACCGGTGATGAGATTCAAGGCACAGGAATAAGGGATAGAAACGAAACAAATTCAATACCACAAATATCATCTATCGAAGATTACTTAATAACCATTTATAAGTTAATTAATATGAAGCCCGAAATAATTATTCCAGCTCATAATTATTTACCCAATAATACTAGAGTAATTGAGGGTTCATCTACAGAAACCTTTTTATACTCCTCTATAGAAGCTGTACTTAAATTACTCCACTTAACCGCATCTATTTTAGAAGAACGTTTCCTTGTAGGTTATGATACTCTTTCAAATTTAATAACCGTATTTTTTCAATTGTATCTTCTTTTGTAA
- a CDS encoding TA0938 family protein encodes MKIIVNGKEAGTKETGCAICGSDWGSYYAKVDGEELFFCCDICAKEFSNMIQEVKNRTNWNKIDEVNIRGNWSMGRHVMARSGVQRYYFYITFDEDGNIRTFKPE; translated from the coding sequence ATGAAAATAATAGTAAATGGAAAAGAAGCAGGAACCAAAGAAACAGGTTGCGCAATATGTGGCAGTGACTGGGGTTCATATTATGCAAAAGTTGATGGAGAAGAATTATTCTTCTGTTGCGATATCTGTGCGAAAGAGTTTAGTAATATGATTCAAGAAGTTAAAAATAGAACCAATTGGAATAAAATAGATGAAGTAAATATAAGAGGAAATTGGTCTATGGGAAGACATGTAATGGCAAGATCTGGAGTTCAGAGATATTATTTTTACATAACTTTCGATGAAGACGGAAATATAAGAACATTCAAGCCAGAATAA
- a CDS encoding helix-turn-helix domain-containing protein, with the protein MHIIKNEHDNYVITYFRIKHEGCWSELTSNNKFEAITLIARPNKDKRFILAYDEVKLNNYNLKNFIRDLKGNNRVKEIFKIRIINNKRNIYRLLLKEDYENMVRGILDKYTLFDIKDLILNGEERIVLVLPSSEIIELKKDFENIGKLIKFTYKYINIDELLTDSLLTIFNLTKREHESFKLAYKSGFYDLPKNITLEELASYMKISKPTMEDYIRKAERKIFKSFYHQYYYYDMLLEGDSEEDSK; encoded by the coding sequence ATGCACATTATAAAAAACGAGCATGATAACTACGTGATTACATATTTCAGAATTAAGCATGAGGGCTGTTGGTCAGAACTGACAAGTAACAATAAATTTGAGGCCATAACTTTGATCGCCAGACCAAATAAGGATAAAAGATTTATCCTAGCTTATGACGAAGTAAAGCTGAACAATTATAATCTAAAAAATTTCATACGGGATTTAAAAGGAAATAATAGAGTAAAAGAAATATTTAAAATAAGAATTATAAATAATAAAAGAAATATTTATAGACTTCTTTTAAAGGAAGATTATGAAAATATGGTAAGAGGAATTCTCGACAAATATACTCTATTTGATATCAAAGATTTAATATTGAATGGGGAGGAAAGAATAGTCCTAGTACTTCCTTCGTCGGAAATAATTGAACTTAAAAAAGATTTTGAAAATATAGGAAAATTAATTAAATTTACATATAAATATATAAATATTGATGAATTATTAACGGACTCTCTTCTAACAATATTTAATTTAACAAAACGCGAACATGAAAGTTTTAAATTAGCTTATAAGTCAGGATTTTACGATTTACCCAAGAACATAACATTAGAAGAACTAGCATCATACATGAAAATATCTAAACCTACTATGGAAGATTATATAAGAAAAGCTGAAAGAAAAATCTTTAAGAGTTTCTATCATCAATATTATTATTATGATATGCTACTGGAGGGAGATTCGGAGGAAGATTCAAAATAG
- a CDS encoding CaiB/BaiF CoA transferase family protein, which produces MILLPEALEGIRVLELGIYLNGPYAGRLLAELGAEVIKIEPPWGDPMRKSPPFINNDSLHSIYYNVNKKFITLNLKSEKGRELFLELTKKSDIIITNFRPGVLDKLKINYEELKKANHKIILASSTGYGYNSPYRDLPAFDPIIQALSGMMDSNGYPDRPTRAGMGLLDFVTAAYTVIAILAALIYREKTGKGQFIDMSMYDVSLTLSMQSLIYLFLGHHPRVGPTSLVFSPEYLYEARDGYVYVILPTDESWTNFIKRVGKENLLNDPRFKTVENRISHREEVKKIVQDIFRNMTKDEIVKLVVDCGGAAAPVRELKEQFDDPHVKVRDMFVEFLIDTNKLQVPGSSFKMSETPGTIKWPGLLPGYHNEEIYGKLLGLTREEIEKLKNEGVI; this is translated from the coding sequence GTGATATTATTGCCGGAGGCTTTAGAAGGAATAAGAGTATTAGAATTAGGAATATACCTTAATGGACCTTATGCTGGAAGATTACTAGCTGAACTAGGCGCTGAAGTCATTAAAATAGAACCTCCATGGGGAGACCCAATGAGAAAATCACCACCATTTATTAATAATGATAGTCTTCATTCAATTTATTACAATGTAAATAAAAAATTTATAACATTAAATTTAAAGTCAGAAAAGGGGAGAGAATTATTTCTTGAACTTACAAAGAAAAGCGATATAATAATTACCAATTTTAGACCTGGCGTTCTAGATAAATTAAAAATAAATTACGAAGAATTAAAAAAAGCTAATCATAAAATAATTTTAGCTTCATCAACTGGATATGGATATAATAGTCCATACAGAGATTTACCTGCATTTGATCCAATAATTCAAGCACTTAGTGGTATGATGGATTCAAATGGTTATCCAGATAGACCTACAAGGGCCGGAATGGGACTATTAGACTTTGTAACCGCTGCATATACAGTTATAGCTATATTGGCTGCATTGATATATAGAGAAAAAACTGGAAAAGGTCAATTCATAGATATGAGTATGTACGACGTTTCTTTGACTCTTTCTATGCAATCATTAATTTATCTATTCCTGGGACATCATCCAAGAGTGGGACCAACAAGCTTAGTATTTTCACCAGAATATTTATATGAGGCTAGAGATGGCTACGTTTATGTGATTTTGCCTACTGATGAAAGCTGGACTAACTTTATCAAAAGAGTAGGAAAAGAAAATTTACTTAATGATCCTAGATTCAAAACAGTAGAAAATAGAATTTCTCATAGAGAGGAGGTAAAGAAAATAGTTCAAGATATTTTCAGAAATATGACGAAAGATGAGATTGTAAAACTTGTAGTAGATTGTGGTGGTGCAGCAGCACCAGTAAGAGAGCTAAAAGAGCAATTTGATGACCCTCATGTAAAAGTAAGAGATATGTTCGTAGAGTTTCTTATTGATACCAATAAACTTCAAGTTCCAGGATCTTCATTTAAAATGAGCGAAACACCAGGAACAATTAAATGGCCTGGATTATTACCCGGATATCATAACGAAGAAATATATGGGAAATTACTCGGTTTAACTAGAGAAGAAATAGAGAAATTAAAAAATGAGGGAGTAATTTGA
- a CDS encoding SDR family NAD(P)-dependent oxidoreductase, translating to MFNFKDKVILVTGSSSGIGRSTAELFARLNGKVIGIDLNDEWGRELENSLKKEGYEFTHFNGDISKIEDMKKIIEYTDKNYGKLDVLVNNAGIAEWKYFEELTIEDCEKIIRINLFPAIFLTKLALPLLKKSSNASVVNVSSVTAERGEDNLLCYAASKGGINAITISLARVLAKYNIRVNAVIPGPIDTPINWVRIKGPDKEKWNEWIKQVVLLGRWGKPEEVATVIAFLASDLATFITGSLAAVDGGYLIR from the coding sequence ATGTTTAACTTTAAGGATAAGGTAATATTAGTAACGGGTTCGTCATCTGGAATAGGGAGATCTACTGCAGAATTATTTGCTAGGCTTAACGGAAAAGTTATTGGAATAGATTTAAACGATGAATGGGGAAGAGAACTGGAAAATAGCTTAAAAAAAGAGGGATATGAATTTACTCATTTTAATGGGGATATAAGTAAAATTGAGGATATGAAAAAGATTATTGAATATACAGATAAGAATTATGGAAAATTAGATGTTTTGGTCAATAATGCAGGTATAGCTGAATGGAAGTATTTTGAAGAGCTTACTATTGAAGATTGCGAAAAAATTATAAGAATAAATTTATTTCCAGCGATATTTCTAACTAAACTTGCTTTACCATTACTTAAAAAGTCAAGTAATGCTAGTGTAGTTAATGTTTCTTCAGTAACAGCAGAGAGAGGCGAGGATAATCTGCTGTGTTACGCTGCAAGTAAAGGTGGTATTAATGCAATAACTATTTCTCTAGCAAGAGTTTTAGCAAAATATAATATAAGAGTTAATGCAGTTATTCCTGGTCCTATAGACACTCCAATAAATTGGGTTAGGATCAAAGGTCCGGATAAGGAAAAATGGAATGAATGGATAAAACAAGTTGTATTACTTGGAAGATGGGGCAAACCTGAAGAAGTTGCTACAGTTATAGCATTTTTAGCGTCTGATTTAGCAACCTTTATAACAGGATCGCTTGCAGCTGTAGATGGAGGTTATCTAATTAGGTGA
- a CDS encoding extracellular solute-binding protein: MTELAGITWDDPRGYNSIVEVSKDFYELTKIKIIWDKNSLYDFTVYSQEKLAEKYDLVIMDYPAVGDIAKSGKYLSLDEILSKNDIELIQKISVGKTFESYIYDGHIWAIPVDAASQVSAYRPDLFKKLKIKIPKKWKEVLKIKEKCKIGMPFSPIHAHSSFLTLSVNLGINPFYTTISKKIMENVSLILDILKTISDSCGEMCVKSDPIKLLNYVSKEDDICYVPLTYGYYNYSRDGYRKNVIAFANIPSFSKLPYGSVLGGAGLAISKRNKYIEETLNFVKWFYNFDIQKKYFSYLGQPADYRIWLDKETNAKCKDCYVNTINTILLAYVRPNFPGFVKLHVETGTVINKFLKGEITKEDTIEKIRLLNLKEYHNLQGNVLLK, encoded by the coding sequence ATGACTGAACTAGCTGGAATTACCTGGGATGATCCAAGAGGCTATAATAGTATAGTGGAGGTTTCAAAAGATTTTTATGAGCTAACAAAAATAAAAATTATATGGGACAAGAACTCTTTATACGACTTTACGGTTTACTCCCAAGAAAAATTAGCGGAAAAATATGACCTAGTAATAATGGATTATCCAGCCGTAGGCGATATAGCTAAAAGTGGAAAGTACCTTTCATTAGATGAGATATTAAGTAAAAATGATATAGAACTTATACAAAAAATTAGTGTAGGTAAAACTTTTGAAAGCTACATATATGATGGACATATATGGGCAATTCCTGTAGATGCTGCTTCTCAAGTCTCAGCATATAGACCAGATTTGTTTAAAAAGCTAAAAATAAAAATTCCTAAGAAATGGAAAGAAGTACTAAAGATCAAGGAGAAGTGCAAAATTGGAATGCCATTTTCACCAATTCATGCACACTCGTCATTCTTAACGTTAAGCGTTAATTTAGGAATTAATCCCTTTTATACTACGATCAGTAAAAAAATTATGGAAAATGTATCATTAATCCTTGATATATTAAAGACAATTTCAGACAGTTGTGGGGAAATGTGTGTAAAAAGTGATCCGATAAAACTGCTTAATTATGTTTCTAAAGAAGACGATATATGCTATGTTCCATTAACGTATGGGTATTATAATTATTCTCGTGACGGATACAGGAAAAATGTTATTGCGTTTGCTAATATACCAAGTTTTTCAAAATTACCTTATGGGTCAGTATTAGGTGGTGCTGGTCTAGCAATAAGCAAGAGGAATAAATATATTGAGGAAACTTTAAATTTTGTAAAATGGTTTTATAACTTTGATATACAAAAGAAGTATTTTTCATATTTAGGCCAACCTGCAGATTACAGAATATGGTTAGATAAGGAAACTAATGCTAAATGCAAAGATTGTTATGTTAATACAATCAATACAATATTATTAGCTTATGTAAGACCAAATTTTCCAGGCTTTGTAAAACTTCATGTTGAGACTGGAACTGTAATTAATAAATTTCTTAAAGGGGAAATTACAAAAGAAGATACAATTGAAAAAATACGGTTATTAAATTTGAAAGAGTATCATAACCTACAAGGAAACGTTCTTCTAAAATAG
- a CDS encoding C2H2 type zinc finger domain-containing protein: MPICPVCEITYDSWDQVSDHMLKFVEKSEAKHVMWLNHNISIKSLNQKELSEKLEEFFSLNESLAMWIRRRFIERFYGTEPHPFMVAMQNPTKGVLLGYVLEHQHFLRNWVRILSTIIYRSEYDDVVRYELENMTTEFLGFEGKPSHYELLIRMGESLGLKRAEILSTPPLPATLSAIKTWKNIAETKGWVETMAAMHSLELVSDRSLIKDGATIPYFSPKILESNEYPDAVKNFLREGYEADLYHAGEALRLVEKYAKNPEIIQVIVLKSFDAFAKYLLSRLERGMMLDPLVKA; encoded by the coding sequence ATGCCAATATGTCCAGTCTGTGAAATTACATACGATTCTTGGGATCAAGTTTCAGACCATATGTTAAAATTTGTAGAAAAGAGTGAAGCAAAACATGTAATGTGGTTAAACCATAATATTTCTATTAAATCTCTAAATCAAAAGGAACTATCTGAAAAATTAGAAGAATTTTTCTCACTAAACGAATCCTTAGCTATGTGGATTAGAAGAAGGTTTATAGAGAGATTCTACGGAACCGAACCTCATCCTTTTATGGTAGCTATGCAAAATCCTACTAAAGGAGTATTGTTAGGATACGTTTTAGAACACCAGCATTTTCTAAGAAATTGGGTAAGAATTCTTTCTACTATTATATATAGATCTGAATACGATGACGTAGTAAGATACGAGTTAGAGAATATGACTACAGAATTTTTAGGATTTGAAGGTAAACCTTCACATTATGAACTTCTCATAAGAATGGGAGAAAGTCTAGGGTTAAAGAGGGCAGAAATTCTCTCTACACCACCATTGCCTGCCACATTATCAGCAATTAAAACCTGGAAAAACATAGCTGAGACTAAAGGCTGGGTTGAGACTATGGCTGCAATGCATAGCTTAGAATTAGTTTCTGATAGAAGTTTAATTAAAGATGGGGCTACAATACCTTACTTTTCTCCTAAAATTTTAGAATCTAATGAATATCCTGATGCAGTAAAAAATTTCCTTAGAGAAGGATATGAGGCTGATTTATATCATGCTGGAGAGGCTTTAAGATTAGTAGAAAAATATGCTAAAAATCCTGAGATAATTCAAGTTATAGTGCTTAAATCTTTTGATGCTTTTGCAAAATATTTATTATCTAGGCTTGAGAGAGGTATGATGCTGGATCCACTGGTGAAAGCATGA
- a CDS encoding sulfocyanin, which translates to MKGISGIELGIIILTVIILIVGGVFFAMIPSHTASTTSSKPTSSTSTTSTSSSSSTTSTSSSSGYVWGG; encoded by the coding sequence ATGAAAGGAATAAGCGGAATAGAATTAGGTATAATAATTCTGACTGTAATAATTCTTATAGTAGGAGGAGTATTTTTTGCTATGATACCGTCCCATACAGCTTCTACTACATCTTCTAAGCCTACATCTTCAACGTCTACTACATCAACATCCTCCAGTTCTTCTACTACTTCAACATCTTCCTCTTCTGGTTATGTTTGGGGAGGATAA
- a CDS encoding ABC transporter permease, which produces MANPQNQRYLYKIVSNKEFASFFALIILWILFDLLDSRFLSLSNLIVLFTVIPIYGIVTLGVTLLMIAGEFDLSVAATFALIPLIVYSLISYGINVIASIIISLMIAAIIGSLNGFITIKFGIPSFIVTLGTLFVWLGIALQISGGQPYSFQLPESITKILVGNIAIGGLINSQLIWLIGFAVLFYLILERHKWGNWIFAVGGNKDAAKGMGIRVDYVKLSLFILTAVLSGFAGIMQSSLYSQVIANQGGNLELDAIAASVIGGTSLFGGEGSVIGGIIGTIIIWSIENGLILAGVSSYVYETLIGALIIVVVIAHNYAKKMSKNIRLGETD; this is translated from the coding sequence GTGGCAAATCCTCAAAATCAAAGGTATTTATATAAAATTGTATCAAATAAGGAATTTGCTTCTTTTTTTGCTTTAATTATTTTATGGATATTATTTGATCTTTTAGATAGTAGATTTTTAAGCTTAAGTAATCTTATAGTATTATTTACAGTTATTCCTATATATGGTATAGTGACATTGGGAGTTACGTTACTAATGATAGCAGGAGAATTTGATCTTTCAGTAGCCGCTACCTTCGCGTTAATTCCATTAATAGTTTATTCATTGATATCTTATGGAATTAACGTTATCGCATCAATAATAATAAGTTTAATGATTGCAGCTATTATTGGTTCCTTAAACGGCTTTATTACAATTAAATTTGGAATACCCTCATTTATAGTCACTTTAGGAACATTATTTGTATGGTTAGGAATAGCGCTTCAAATATCTGGAGGGCAACCTTATTCTTTTCAATTACCCGAATCGATAACTAAGATTTTAGTAGGCAACATTGCAATAGGAGGATTAATAAACTCGCAATTAATATGGCTTATTGGATTTGCAGTATTATTTTATCTAATTTTGGAGAGACACAAATGGGGAAATTGGATATTTGCGGTTGGAGGAAATAAAGATGCCGCAAAAGGAATGGGAATAAGGGTTGATTACGTAAAGCTTTCACTCTTTATATTGACTGCAGTTTTGTCTGGCTTTGCAGGAATAATGCAAAGCTCACTATACTCACAAGTCATAGCAAATCAGGGAGGTAACTTAGAACTTGATGCTATTGCTGCATCTGTAATTGGCGGTACCTCATTATTTGGAGGGGAGGGGAGCGTGATAGGAGGAATTATAGGAACAATAATAATATGGAGTATAGAAAATGGTCTAATATTAGCTGGAGTGTCTTCCTATGTATATGAAACCTTAATAGGGGCCTTGATTATAGTAGTAGTAATAGCGCATAACTATGCTAAAAAGATGAGTAAAAACATAAGATTAGGTGAAACTGATTAG